A stretch of Henckelia pumila isolate YLH828 chromosome 4, ASM3356847v2, whole genome shotgun sequence DNA encodes these proteins:
- the LOC140860177 gene encoding probable protein phosphatase 2C 55, with protein MPSNCFSNLHGAIKHEVQRTISRNHRVVQEQENALIGRWKLRFVCSGFHHAPSRKFTDQQPLVHSGTVATAQANSHVTSGRKNLSVVGAVSHAISIPSVSSPSFQVCGYHFPNLFSESSPVLSINLQKALMATCGYRFSLTNCLSLTRRADPGVAGHQFFSSYSRRSFHSCSKVSMSSRNKEQPSNLLLYGYFIDNVSRRKSSVYPFLGFGSVDFKGIHISSSTCSLAGTAHDVSFDNSTREEQQLSSADSSELNISTDRRLKLNSASCYLPHPDKEETGGEDAHFICSDEQAIGVADGVGGWADLGVNSGFYARELMSNSVNAIQDEPQGFIDPTRVLEKAYTCTKAKGSSTACIIALTDQGLHAINLGDSGFLVIRDGCTVFKSPVQQHDFNFTYQLECGNGGDLPSSGQVFTIPIAPGDVIIAGTDGLFDNLYNSDITAVVVHAVRAGLGPQVAAQKIAALARQRAEDKNRQTPFSTAAQDAGFRYYGGKLDDITVIVSYITGHHNGSLSAKSSK; from the exons ATGCCATCTAACTGTTTCTCAAACCTTCATGGTGCAATCAAGCATGAAGTTCAGAGAACAATCTCCAGGAATCATAGGGTAgtacaagaacaagaaaatgCGTTGATTGGCCGATGGAAATTGCGTTTTGTCTGCTCAGGGTTTCATCATGCACCATCAAGGAAATTCACTGACCAGCAGCCACTTGTGCATTCTGGCACTGTTGCCACCGCTCAAGCAAATTCTCATGTTACCAGTGGAAGAAAGAATCTTTCAGTTGTTGGAGCAGTTTCTCATGCAATTTCTATACCTTCTGTATCAAGTCCTTCATTTCAAGTTTGTGGATATCACTTTCCGAATTTGTTTTCGGAGTCTAGTCCAGTCTTAAGCATAAATTTGCAAAAGGCACTTATGGCTACTTGTGGATATAGATTCTCTCTTACCAACTGCTTAAGTTTGACTAGGCGTGCTGATCCTGGTGTGGCAGGACACCAGTTTTTTAGTTCTTACAGCAGAAGAAGCTTTCACAGCTGTAGCAAAGTAAGCATGAGTTCGAGAAATAAAGAGCAGCCAAGTAACTTGTTGCTCTATGGGTATTTTATAGACAATGTTTCAAGGAGAAAGAGCAGTGTCTATCCATTCCTGGGGTTTGGGTCGGTTGACTTCAAGGGTATccatatatcatcatctacTTGTTCCTTGGCTGGTACTGCTCATGATGTTTCTTTTGACAACTCTACAAGGGAGGAACAACAATTGAGTTCTGCAGATTCATCAGAGCT GAACATTTCAACTGACAGAAGGCTGAAACTAAATTCAGCATCTTGTTACCTGCCCCACCCTGACAAAGAAGAAACCGGTGGAGAGGATGCTCATTTCATTTGTAGCGATGAACAAGCCATTGGTGTTGCTGATGGCGTTGGTGGATGGGCTGATCTTGGTGTTAATTCAGGGTTTTATGCTCGCGAGCTCATGTCTAATTCAGTTAATGCAATTCAAGACGAACCTCAGGGTTTTATTGATCCGACCAGAGTCCTAGAGAAAGCCTACACTTGCACAAAAGCTAAAGGTTCATCAACTGCTTGTATAATTGCTCTCACAGACCAG GGTCTCCATGCCATTAATCTAGGGGATAGTGGGTTTTTGGTGATTAGAGATGGATGTACGGTTTTTAAATCCCCCGTTCAGCAACATGATTTCAACTTTACTTATCAATTGGAGTGTGGTAATGGTGGTGATTTGCCTAGTTCTGGACAG GTATTTACCATCCCTATTGCTCCAGGAGATGTTATAATTGCTGGGACTGATGGGCTTTTTGACAATCTGTACAACAGTGACATCACTGCTGTTGTGGTTCAtgctgtgagagctggtttagGACCTCAAGTGGCAGCACAGAAAATAGCAGCTTTGGCACGACAAAGGGCAGAGGACAAAAACCGGCAGACACCTTTCTCCACAGCTGCCCAAGATGCCGGATTCCGTTATTATGGTGGGAAGCTCGATGACATCACTGTAATTGTTTCTTATATCACCGGCCATCACAAT GGGAGCCTTTCAGCCAAAAGCTCTAAATAG